Proteins found in one Sphingomonas sp. SORGH_AS_0879 genomic segment:
- a CDS encoding DUF2721 domain-containing protein has translation MPTLPAVATIAQTIQLSLAPVFLLAAIGQLLNVLAGRLARVIDRARGLEMMIHKVDDSPERMRHKWELRLLDRRMSIINAALFLAVSSAVMACIVIAVLFIANLGKFHIGTWIALAFVLSVTLLTMCLIAFMIEVRISLRAIHVRKEILD, from the coding sequence ATGCCCACATTGCCCGCCGTCGCCACCATCGCCCAGACCATTCAACTGTCGCTGGCCCCCGTTTTCCTGCTCGCCGCGATCGGGCAGTTGCTGAACGTACTGGCGGGACGGCTGGCGCGGGTGATCGACCGGGCGCGCGGGCTGGAGATGATGATCCACAAGGTCGATGACAGCCCCGAGCGGATGCGCCACAAATGGGAACTGCGGCTGCTCGACCGGCGCATGTCGATCATCAACGCCGCCCTGTTCCTGGCGGTGTCGAGTGCGGTGATGGCGTGCATCGTCATCGCAGTGCTGTTTATCGCCAATCTCGGCAAATTCCATATCGGCACCTGGATCGCGCTGGCCTTCGTCCTGTCGGTCACGCTGCTGACGATGTGCCTGATCGCCTTCATGATCGAGGTCCGCATTTCGCTGCGCGCGATCCATGTTCGCAAGGAAATCCTGGATTGA
- a CDS encoding DUF4345 domain-containing protein, translated as MSRHAIERRALQLVVAIACLVPLSIGGISVVQGPVWLGGASVIPTDLDSQFRYVSGIFLGLGLAFVTCIPAIERKDARFRWLGLLVVAGGLARALSWATVGAPSTGHRLGLAMELGVVPLLMLWQARVARGRR; from the coding sequence TTGAGCCGCCACGCCATCGAACGGCGCGCGCTGCAACTGGTGGTCGCGATCGCCTGCCTCGTCCCCCTTTCCATCGGGGGGATCAGCGTGGTGCAGGGGCCTGTCTGGCTGGGCGGCGCGTCGGTGATCCCGACCGATCTGGACAGCCAGTTCCGCTATGTCTCCGGCATCTTCCTGGGACTGGGACTGGCGTTCGTCACCTGCATCCCCGCGATCGAGCGCAAGGACGCGCGGTTTCGGTGGCTCGGGCTGCTGGTCGTCGCGGGCGGCCTGGCGCGCGCCCTGTCCTGGGCGACGGTTGGAGCGCCGTCGACGGGACATCGACTGGGGCTGGCGATGGAACTGGGCGTCGTTCCGCTTCTTATGCTGTGGCAGGCCCGTGTCGCGCGTGGCCGTCGCTGA
- a CDS encoding MBL fold metallo-hydrolase produces MRIVRRIAKGLALILILIGLAATIVPHYLDRLYYEGPESGHYDGERFFNPDGDADTLRMPTRGGRGGFLWRQLTGDDGRPAWPETVAVRASRPEPRVEGQRMVATWIGHATVLVQTQGLNILTDPIYAERAGPFGFGPKRVAKPGVAFDDLPKIDLVVISHNHYDHLDQAALKRLWQRDRPLVVTSLGNDSVIGQVGVPATALDWGRERVIKPGVSVVVTRNHHWGSRWFADRNRALWSSFVVKLPGGNIFFAGDTGMGDGRWPEEAAKLGPVRLALLPIGAFRFVPGQMASGSHIGPPQAVQIFERLGASTAIPIHWGTFRLSYEAYDTPPKLLDAAMRCSGERGHFAAVRMGEPVEVGPFRAGSTAGRTSDAAMQACLHTAQVRALR; encoded by the coding sequence ATGAGGATCGTCCGCCGGATCGCCAAGGGACTGGCGCTGATCCTCATCCTGATCGGCCTGGCGGCGACGATCGTGCCGCATTATCTCGACCGCCTTTATTATGAGGGGCCGGAGAGCGGCCATTATGATGGCGAGCGCTTCTTCAACCCCGATGGCGATGCGGACACGTTGCGGATGCCGACGCGGGGCGGACGGGGCGGGTTTCTCTGGCGGCAACTGACCGGCGATGACGGACGCCCCGCTTGGCCGGAGACGGTGGCGGTCCGCGCCTCCAGGCCCGAACCCCGTGTCGAGGGACAGCGCATGGTCGCGACCTGGATCGGCCATGCGACCGTGCTGGTCCAGACCCAGGGCCTCAACATCCTGACCGACCCCATCTATGCCGAGCGTGCCGGGCCCTTCGGCTTCGGCCCGAAGCGTGTGGCGAAGCCGGGCGTGGCGTTCGACGACCTGCCGAAAATCGATCTCGTCGTCATCAGCCACAATCATTACGACCATCTGGATCAGGCGGCTCTCAAAAGGCTGTGGCAACGCGACCGGCCGCTGGTGGTCACCAGCCTGGGCAATGACAGCGTGATCGGCCAGGTCGGCGTGCCCGCCACCGCGCTCGACTGGGGGCGGGAAAGGGTCATCAAGCCGGGTGTCTCGGTGGTGGTGACGCGCAACCATCATTGGGGCAGCCGCTGGTTCGCCGACCGCAACCGCGCGCTCTGGTCGAGTTTCGTCGTCAAGCTGCCGGGCGGGAACATCTTCTTTGCCGGCGATACCGGCATGGGCGACGGACGCTGGCCCGAGGAAGCCGCGAAGCTGGGCCCCGTGCGCCTGGCCCTGCTCCCCATCGGCGCGTTCCGCTTCGTGCCCGGCCAGATGGCATCGGGGAGCCATATCGGCCCGCCGCAGGCGGTGCAGATTTTCGAGCGACTGGGCGCTTCGACGGCGATCCCGATCCATTGGGGCACCTTCCGCCTGTCCTACGAGGCCTATGATACGCCGCCGAAACTGCTCGATGCGGCGATGCGCTGTTCGGGCGAGCGGGGGCACTTTGCGGCGGTCCGGATGGGCGAGCCGGTGGAGGTCGGGCCTTTCCGGGCCGGGAGCACGGCGGGGCGGACGAGCGATGCGGCGATGCAAGCGTGTCTCCACACGGCGCAGGTTCGGGCGTTGCGATAG
- the uvrB gene encoding excinuclease ABC subunit UvrB, with protein sequence MAIQIRTTLDEPETGVSFIPHRPSRPEKAEGGKRFELVTEYTPSGDQPAAIRELTAAARAGDKDQVLLGVTGSGKTFTMAKVIEELQRPALILAPNKILAAQLYGEFKNFFPNNAVEYFVSYYDYYQPEAYVPRSDTYIEKESSINESIDRMRHSATRALLERDDVIIVASVSCLYGIGSVETYSAMIFDLKKGQSVDQREIIRKLVALQYKRNDAAFMRGNFRVKGDNLEIFPSHYEDSAWRVSFFGDEIEEIVEFDPLTGKKSASLNSVRIYANSHYVTPGPTMKQAVEAIKFELTERLKELEIEGKLLERQRLEQRTNFDLEMIAATGSCNGIENYSRFLTGRLPGEPPPTLFEYLPENAVLFVDESHVTIGQINGMSRGDHRRKITLAEYGFRLPSAIDNRPLRFNEWDAMRPQTVSVSATPGHWEMEQTGGVFVEQVIRPTGLIDPPVEIKPVEEQVQDLIIEARKTTELGYRTLVTTLTKRMAEDLTEYMHEAGIKVRYMHSDVETLERIELIRDLRLGVYDVLIGINLLREGLDIPECGLVAILDADKEGFLRSETSLIQTIGRAARNVDGRVILYADRITGSMERAMSETSRRREKQMAYNTQHGITPQTIRRQIGDIIAHVASGDQVTVPIDEDRPHMVGHNLRAYIEELEKKMRKAAADLEFEEAGRLRDEIRQLENEELGLPVHEQKAPIMGRSNEGKPGTRKTRFGKSKKFASGRKAN encoded by the coding sequence ATGGCGATCCAGATCCGCACCACCCTCGACGAACCCGAAACCGGGGTCAGTTTCATTCCCCACCGCCCGTCGCGCCCCGAAAAGGCCGAAGGGGGCAAGCGGTTCGAGTTGGTCACCGAATATACCCCCAGCGGCGACCAGCCCGCCGCGATTCGGGAACTGACCGCGGCGGCGCGCGCGGGCGACAAGGATCAGGTGCTGCTGGGCGTCACCGGCTCGGGCAAGACCTTCACCATGGCCAAGGTCATCGAGGAGTTGCAGCGCCCCGCCCTGATCCTCGCACCCAACAAGATCCTGGCTGCGCAGTTGTACGGGGAGTTCAAGAACTTCTTCCCCAACAACGCGGTCGAATATTTCGTCAGCTATTACGACTATTACCAGCCCGAGGCCTATGTGCCCCGGTCGGACACGTATATCGAGAAGGAAAGCTCGATCAACGAGTCGATCGACCGGATGCGCCACTCGGCCACCCGTGCGCTGCTGGAGCGCGACGACGTCATCATCGTGGCGTCGGTATCGTGCCTTTACGGTATCGGCTCGGTCGAAACCTATTCGGCGATGATCTTCGATTTGAAGAAGGGGCAGAGCGTCGACCAGCGCGAGATCATCCGCAAGCTCGTTGCCCTGCAATATAAGCGCAATGACGCCGCCTTCATGCGTGGCAATTTCCGGGTGAAGGGCGACAATCTGGAAATCTTCCCCTCGCACTATGAGGACTCGGCCTGGCGCGTGTCCTTCTTCGGCGATGAGATCGAGGAGATCGTCGAGTTCGATCCGCTGACCGGCAAGAAGTCGGCCAGCCTGAATTCGGTGCGCATCTACGCCAACAGCCACTATGTGACCCCCGGCCCGACGATGAAGCAGGCGGTCGAGGCGATCAAATTCGAACTGACCGAGCGGCTCAAGGAACTGGAGATCGAGGGCAAGCTGCTGGAGCGCCAGCGGCTCGAACAGCGGACCAATTTCGACCTTGAGATGATCGCCGCCACCGGATCGTGCAACGGCATCGAGAATTACAGCCGCTTCCTGACCGGCCGCCTGCCCGGCGAGCCGCCGCCTACGCTGTTCGAATATCTCCCCGAAAACGCGGTGCTGTTCGTCGACGAAAGCCATGTCACTATCGGCCAGATCAACGGCATGTCGCGCGGCGACCATCGGCGCAAGATCACGCTGGCCGAATATGGCTTCCGCCTGCCTTCCGCGATCGACAACCGGCCGCTGCGCTTCAACGAATGGGACGCGATGCGCCCGCAGACGGTCAGCGTCTCGGCCACGCCCGGCCATTGGGAGATGGAGCAGACCGGCGGCGTCTTCGTCGAACAGGTCATCCGCCCCACCGGGCTGATCGACCCCCCGGTCGAGATCAAGCCGGTCGAGGAGCAGGTGCAGGATCTTATCATCGAGGCGCGCAAGACGACCGAACTCGGTTACCGCACCCTCGTCACCACGCTGACCAAGCGGATGGCGGAGGATCTGACCGAATATATGCACGAGGCGGGGATCAAGGTCCGCTACATGCACTCCGATGTCGAGACGCTGGAGCGTATCGAGTTGATCCGCGATCTGCGGCTGGGCGTCTATGACGTGCTGATCGGCATCAACCTGCTGCGCGAGGGGCTGGACATTCCCGAATGCGGGCTGGTCGCGATCCTCGACGCGGACAAGGAAGGGTTCCTGCGTTCGGAGACTTCGCTGATCCAGACGATCGGGCGCGCGGCGCGCAACGTCGATGGCCGGGTGATCCTCTATGCCGACCGGATCACCGGATCGATGGAACGCGCCATGTCCGAGACGTCACGGCGTCGCGAGAAGCAGATGGCGTATAATACCCAGCACGGCATCACGCCGCAGACGATCCGCCGCCAGATCGGCGACATCATCGCGCATGTGGCGTCGGGCGATCAGGTGACCGTGCCGATCGATGAGGATCGTCCGCACATGGTCGGCCATAATCTGCGCGCCTATATCGAGGAACTCGAAAAGAAGATGCGCAAGGCCGCCGCCGACCTCGAATTCGAGGAAGCCGGGCGGTTGCGCGACGAAATCCGCCAGTTGGAGAATGAGGAACTCGGCCTGCCCGTCCATGAGCAGAAGGCACCGATCATGGGCCGGTCGAACGAGGGCAAGCCGGGGACGCGCAAGACGCGGTTCGGCAAGAGCAAGAAGTTCGCCAGCGGGCGGAAGGCGAATTGA
- a CDS encoding PRC-barrel domain-containing protein, giving the protein MADHDTPTLILVQSNVAGTLKLESRDGDTIGSVYSFMVHKRSGRATHAVLALGGFLGMGKSFYPVPFSLLQFDPVNDQYVITVDRRLLEGGPSWANNAPIFDQAYADRVAGYYGVGTENLDLG; this is encoded by the coding sequence ATGGCCGATCACGACACGCCGACCCTGATCCTGGTCCAATCCAACGTCGCGGGGACGTTGAAGCTGGAAAGTCGCGACGGCGACACGATCGGCAGCGTCTATTCCTTCATGGTCCACAAGCGTTCGGGCCGGGCGACGCATGCGGTGCTGGCGCTGGGCGGCTTTCTGGGCATGGGCAAGAGCTTCTATCCGGTGCCGTTCAGCCTGTTGCAGTTCGATCCGGTGAACGATCAATATGTCATCACCGTCGACCGCCGCTTGCTGGAGGGCGGGCCGAGTTGGGCCAACAACGCGCCGATCTTCGATCAGGCTTATGCCGACCGGGTGGCGGGCTATTATGGGGTGGGGACGGAGAATCTGGATTTGGGGTGA